Proteins encoded by one window of Candidatus Neomarinimicrobiota bacterium:
- a CDS encoding bifunctional phosphoglucose/phosphomannose isomerase yields MRGAVLAENFRSIDQDDMFGLIYNFPDQMDEAMEIGRKIKPHEDYKSDGGLAIAGMGGSAIAGDMMAFLISLASDIPVTVTRNYRLPPWVDDTNLVILLSYSGNTEETLSCLDDALNRKAKLVGITSGGRLKRRLKGRSDLVITIPPGLPPRASLGYLVIPGLYFLRRIGLVSADVEVSLSAAAENLRFWRNEFSEPHEKNLAYTIARTIYDSVPVIYGVADETSIVALRWRTQLEENGKMVAFHHSLPEMNHNEIVGFENNPDLLKKMCIIWISDSGDHPRIQRRQELTREIIGNGVKSQISVQSRGETRMERLFYLVYLGDWVSFWVAMLHRTDPTPVVRIDRLKGLLSG; encoded by the coding sequence GTGAGAGGCGCCGTGCTGGCTGAAAACTTCCGGTCCATCGATCAAGACGACATGTTTGGCCTGATCTACAATTTCCCCGACCAGATGGATGAAGCAATGGAGATCGGGAGGAAGATCAAGCCTCATGAGGATTACAAATCTGATGGGGGCCTGGCCATAGCGGGAATGGGGGGATCGGCAATCGCCGGTGATATGATGGCATTTCTCATTTCACTGGCTTCAGATATCCCCGTCACCGTGACCCGGAATTACCGTCTGCCGCCCTGGGTCGATGACACTAACCTTGTCATTCTGCTGAGCTATTCGGGCAATACGGAAGAGACGTTATCCTGCCTTGACGATGCCTTGAACCGAAAGGCTAAATTGGTGGGGATTACATCCGGGGGAAGGTTGAAGAGAAGATTGAAGGGTCGAAGCGACCTTGTGATTACGATTCCGCCAGGTCTTCCTCCGAGGGCCTCACTGGGTTATTTGGTGATTCCGGGACTTTACTTCCTCAGGAGAATCGGCTTAGTCTCAGCTGACGTTGAGGTGTCGCTATCCGCAGCAGCTGAGAACTTGAGATTCTGGCGGAATGAATTCAGCGAGCCCCATGAAAAGAACCTGGCGTACACGATTGCCAGGACGATATACGATAGTGTGCCGGTGATTTACGGCGTGGCGGACGAAACATCCATTGTAGCCCTCCGATGGAGAACGCAACTTGAGGAAAACGGCAAGATGGTTGCATTTCACCATTCGTTACCGGAGATGAATCACAACGAGATTGTGGGATTTGAAAACAACCCTGATTTGCTCAAGAAGATGTGCATCATCTGGATATCAGACAGTGGTGATCATCCCCGAATTCAGCGTCGACAGGAACTGACTCGAGAAATCATCGGGAATGGGGTGAAGTCCCAGATCAGTGTTCAGAGTCGCGGGGAGACGCGGATGGAGAGGCTATTCTATCTTGTCTACCTGGGTGACTGGGTCAGTTTCTGGGTGGCCATGCTGCACCGTACCGATCCCACGCCAGTGGTAAGAATCGACCGGCTCAAAGGCTTACTCTCGGGCTGA
- a CDS encoding bifunctional nuclease family protein — MIPVEVTKISFYPPSKGYAVVLQEIGGQGRKLPVIVGSFEAQAIALALENVETPRPMTHDLISTILEEVEVNIKQVVITHLSDGTFFAEIRVESDHSGRCDIDTRPSDAIAIALRLDSPIFVSEMVMGEAGVEEGAETGLSFEELRHGSENSRHYLEEQLQKAIEEEEYEAAAELRDKILRLAKKE; from the coding sequence ATGATTCCAGTCGAGGTCACAAAAATTTCCTTTTATCCCCCAAGCAAGGGGTATGCCGTCGTTCTTCAGGAAATAGGGGGACAGGGGAGGAAGCTTCCCGTGATTGTGGGTTCCTTCGAGGCCCAGGCAATTGCTCTCGCCCTGGAAAACGTGGAAACCCCCAGACCCATGACACACGATCTTATCAGCACAATCCTGGAGGAAGTGGAAGTCAACATAAAGCAGGTAGTCATCACGCATCTTTCTGACGGCACCTTTTTCGCGGAGATCAGGGTCGAGTCAGATCACTCCGGCCGTTGTGACATTGACACCAGGCCAAGCGATGCCATTGCCATCGCTCTTCGCCTGGATTCCCCTATTTTCGTCTCAGAGATGGTCATGGGGGAGGCAGGTGTCGAGGAGGGGGCTGAGACAGGTTTGAGTTTCGAAGAACTGCGCCACGGTAGCGAGAATTCCAGGCACTACCTTGAAGAACAGTTACAGAAGGCGATTGAAGAAGAGGAATATGAAGCCGCTGCCGAGTTAAGGGATAAAATTCTCAGGCTGGCTAAGAAGGAATAG
- the rnc gene encoding ribonuclease III → MRRLKGRLFARKSKLTRLQHKLGYFFSSSDLLVQSITHKSVHSDLRKNYEQLEFLGDAIIDYLVSKRLLQEFPESSEGLLTEKRSALVQKTFLAKMGDKLGLLPSISAAPSVDLDQEKVSQNQLANVFEAIVGAIYLDGGIKPCERLVETSIWNHRREAWRSINHKGLLIEYCQAKQMDAPRFLVTKTTGPEHQKVFEVSVQVGKKRFQPGNGKSKKAAEQQAAQIALESIGFWEPIPS, encoded by the coding sequence TTGAGACGCCTCAAGGGTCGTCTTTTTGCGCGTAAGTCGAAACTTACGCGGCTTCAGCATAAACTCGGTTACTTCTTTTCCAGCTCCGACCTTCTGGTTCAATCCATCACCCACAAATCGGTCCATTCAGATCTGAGAAAAAACTACGAACAACTGGAGTTTCTGGGAGATGCCATCATCGATTACCTTGTATCGAAAAGGCTTCTGCAGGAGTTTCCAGAGAGCAGCGAGGGTCTGTTGACAGAGAAACGTTCTGCCCTTGTGCAGAAAACATTTCTGGCGAAGATGGGGGACAAACTCGGCCTGCTACCGTCCATTTCGGCCGCGCCTTCCGTGGACCTGGATCAGGAGAAGGTCTCTCAAAATCAGCTTGCTAACGTATTCGAGGCAATTGTGGGCGCTATCTATCTTGACGGAGGGATCAAGCCCTGTGAACGCCTTGTGGAAACGTCAATTTGGAATCACCGACGGGAGGCCTGGCGCAGCATCAATCATAAAGGACTCCTCATCGAGTACTGCCAAGCCAAACAGATGGATGCCCCACGTTTCCTCGTCACGAAGACGACCGGACCGGAGCACCAGAAGGTATTTGAGGTAAGCGTGCAAGTTGGCAAGAAGAGGTTTCAGCCGGGCAATGGAAAATCAAAAAAAGCCGCTGAACAACAGGCGGCTCAAATAGCCCTCGAATCTATCGGGTTTTGGGAACCTATTCCTTCTTAG
- the fabF gene encoding beta-ketoacyl-ACP synthase II: MKQRVVVTGMGVVSPVGVGKDEFWDSLISGRSGIDHVTKIDVSDMSVKIGGEVKNLDVEALLSRKEIDRLDDFSIYALVAADETLKDGELEDGIENMDRFGAIVGSGVGGLETMEEQSIRLKERGPRAVSPFFITKFISDIAAGQISMKWELKGPNYGVVSACSSATHAIGNAMRLIQYGDADVVIAGGAEAALTRLSFAGFSRMRALSARNDEPQKASRPFDADRDGFVMSEGAGLLIVEEAEHALKRGARIYGELIGYGATADAYHVTAPAPGGEGAIRAMQRAISDAGIDLDQVDYVNAHGTSTPLNDKNETIAIKEVFGEHAARLSVSSTKSMTGHLLGASGGIEAIASLLAMNHGVIPPTINYETPDPECDLNYTPNRAVKKDIDCVMSNTFGFGGHNAVLLLKRWKM; this comes from the coding sequence GTGAAGCAAAGAGTGGTGGTCACCGGCATGGGAGTGGTGTCCCCTGTCGGTGTGGGAAAAGACGAGTTCTGGGACTCTTTGATCTCGGGTCGCAGTGGTATTGACCATGTGACCAAAATCGACGTGAGCGACATGTCGGTGAAAATCGGAGGAGAGGTCAAGAACCTTGATGTAGAGGCGCTCCTGTCCCGAAAAGAGATCGATCGCTTGGATGATTTTTCTATCTATGCTCTCGTAGCCGCAGACGAGACTTTGAAGGATGGTGAACTGGAAGACGGCATTGAGAACATGGATCGTTTCGGTGCAATCGTTGGGTCTGGAGTGGGGGGTCTCGAGACCATGGAAGAGCAGAGCATCCGGCTCAAGGAACGGGGACCGCGCGCCGTTTCCCCCTTCTTCATCACCAAATTCATTTCGGACATCGCGGCAGGTCAGATCTCGATGAAATGGGAACTCAAAGGCCCGAACTACGGTGTCGTTTCGGCATGCTCATCAGCCACACACGCCATCGGTAATGCCATGAGATTAATCCAGTACGGGGATGCTGACGTGGTCATCGCGGGGGGCGCCGAGGCGGCGCTCACTCGACTATCCTTCGCAGGTTTCTCCAGAATGCGGGCATTATCGGCCCGGAACGACGAACCACAAAAGGCATCTCGACCGTTCGATGCTGACAGAGACGGTTTCGTCATGAGCGAGGGAGCAGGACTCTTGATCGTGGAAGAGGCCGAGCATGCACTGAAACGGGGAGCAAGAATCTACGGTGAGTTGATAGGTTACGGGGCCACGGCGGATGCCTATCATGTCACGGCACCGGCACCGGGCGGAGAGGGGGCCATCCGGGCCATGCAACGGGCGATCTCCGACGCCGGAATTGATCTCGACCAGGTCGACTACGTCAATGCCCACGGAACGTCCACCCCTCTTAACGACAAAAATGAGACCATTGCGATTAAGGAAGTGTTTGGTGAGCACGCCGCCCGGCTCAGTGTGAGTTCGACTAAGTCCATGACCGGACATCTTCTGGGTGCCAGTGGAGGGATCGAGGCTATCGCCTCACTGCTCGCTATGAACCACGGCGTGATCCCTCCCACCATCAATTACGAAACACCAGATCCGGAATGTGATCTAAACTATACGCCTAATAGAGCCGTGAAGAAAGACATTGACTGTGTCATGTCGAATACCTTCGGATTCGGCGGTCACAACGCCGTTCTCCTCCTGAAACGGTGGAAAATGTAA
- the acpP gene encoding acyl carrier protein has translation MSSFEKVKEVIMDKLGAEESKITPEASFVDDLGADSLDTVELVMQLEEEFGIEIPDEEAEKLTTVEQAVKYIDSHVSK, from the coding sequence ATGTCCAGTTTCGAAAAAGTAAAAGAGGTGATCATGGACAAATTGGGGGCGGAGGAGAGTAAGATCACTCCCGAAGCCTCGTTTGTTGATGATCTTGGGGCGGATTCCCTCGATACCGTGGAATTGGTCATGCAGCTTGAAGAGGAATTCGGCATTGAGATTCCAGACGAAGAGGCCGAGAAGCTCACGACGGTCGAACAAGCTGTGAAGTATATCGATTCCCACGTATCAAAATAG
- the fabG gene encoding 3-oxoacyl-[acyl-carrier-protein] reductase, giving the protein MPETGGRVALVTGASRGIGRAIAQLLGRKGIKVICASRSMDDLEEVVGTIEEAGGEATAVPLDVTDFRKFESCVQQGIEKFGTVHILVNNAGIVRDKLILRMREEDWDEVIEVNLKGCFHGIRAVASAMIKNRYGRIINVTSLVGLTGNAGQSNYASSKAGIIGLTKSAARELASRNITVNAVAPGYIQTELTDRIPENVKEKLTSQIPLKRIGRPDDVADLVLFLASDEAGYITGQTISVNGGLHM; this is encoded by the coding sequence GTGCCTGAGACTGGTGGAAGAGTGGCACTTGTGACGGGTGCTTCACGAGGTATTGGCCGGGCCATCGCCCAACTATTGGGTCGGAAGGGGATTAAAGTCATATGCGCCAGCAGGTCGATGGACGATCTTGAGGAAGTTGTGGGAACCATTGAAGAGGCCGGGGGAGAAGCCACGGCTGTTCCCCTGGACGTGACAGATTTCCGGAAATTCGAATCCTGCGTGCAGCAGGGCATTGAGAAATTCGGTACAGTCCACATTCTCGTTAATAACGCCGGAATTGTCCGAGACAAACTTATACTTCGAATGCGGGAAGAGGATTGGGATGAGGTTATTGAGGTTAATCTCAAAGGCTGTTTCCATGGGATCAGGGCCGTTGCATCCGCCATGATAAAGAACCGATACGGCCGGATCATCAATGTGACTTCACTGGTTGGCCTGACAGGAAATGCCGGGCAGTCAAATTACGCGTCATCCAAGGCGGGGATTATCGGGTTGACAAAGTCCGCTGCGAGAGAGCTCGCATCCCGCAATATCACGGTCAACGCCGTCGCCCCTGGGTATATACAGACGGAATTGACAGATCGGATTCCCGAAAACGTTAAGGAAAAACTTACAAGCCAAATACCTTTGAAGAGGATTGGACGTCCCGACGACGTGGCAGATCTCGTCCTGTTCCTGGCTTCGGACGAGGCCGGATATATCACCGGCCAGACAATCTCAGTAAACGGTGGACTTCATATGTAG
- the fabD gene encoding ACP S-malonyltransferase produces the protein MSETAFLFPGQGSQRVGMGRDLFDKTALGRQLYKKANKIMGMDIASLSFNGPSEALMRTEYTQPSIFIVSVILANLLMERGGVPHCGAGHSLGEYSALTAAAVFSFEDALKLVKIRGQSMQDSGTSNPGTMAAIIGLDEEKVSRICEESSGEGVVAPANFNSQNQIVISGDLKSVRHAIELAKEAGAARAIELKVSGAFHSPLMSSAKKAVREALENIELREARFPVVMNVTARRTTDPDEIRRNLIDQIDHPVRWLETIQELKDLRVTQCIEVGPGNVLRGLLRRIDSFFSASGVESLETLEKVACA, from the coding sequence GTGAGCGAGACTGCTTTTCTCTTTCCCGGACAAGGATCTCAGAGGGTGGGAATGGGTCGTGATCTTTTTGACAAAACCGCCCTGGGCAGACAACTGTACAAAAAAGCGAACAAAATCATGGGTATGGATATCGCTTCCCTCTCCTTCAACGGTCCTTCTGAGGCATTAATGCGGACCGAATACACTCAACCGTCGATTTTCATTGTGAGCGTGATTCTGGCTAATCTTCTCATGGAACGGGGCGGCGTGCCACATTGCGGTGCAGGACACAGCCTGGGCGAGTACTCAGCTCTTACGGCGGCGGCCGTCTTTTCGTTTGAAGACGCTCTCAAACTGGTGAAAATCCGGGGACAAAGCATGCAGGACTCTGGTACCTCGAACCCGGGCACGATGGCTGCCATTATAGGGCTGGATGAGGAAAAAGTGTCAAGAATATGCGAGGAATCGTCCGGAGAAGGCGTCGTGGCACCTGCCAATTTCAATTCTCAGAATCAGATTGTAATTTCTGGCGACCTGAAATCGGTCCGACACGCAATCGAATTGGCCAAAGAGGCTGGAGCTGCCCGAGCGATTGAGTTGAAAGTTAGCGGCGCCTTTCATTCCCCGCTCATGTCATCAGCGAAGAAAGCGGTCAGAGAGGCCCTTGAAAACATAGAATTAAGGGAGGCAAGATTTCCAGTAGTCATGAATGTGACGGCGAGACGGACAACCGACCCAGATGAAATCAGGCGAAACTTGATAGACCAGATCGATCACCCGGTCAGGTGGCTGGAAACCATACAGGAGTTGAAAGATCTGAGGGTTACTCAATGCATTGAGGTAGGTCCCGGAAACGTCCTGAGGGGCCTGCTCAGACGAATAGACAGTTTTTTCTCTGCTTCGGGAGTGGAATCGTTGGAAACCTTGGAAAAGGTTGCCTGTGCCTGA
- a CDS encoding beta-ketoacyl-ACP synthase III gives MRASITATAKYAPDRILSNADLEKMVDTTDEWIISRTGIRERRIASKGEVTSFMSTEVAKILLEKSGVDPSEVEIIIVATVTPDMLFPSTAALIQDNIGARNAWGFDLSAACSGFIFALETGAKFIESGQYRKVIVIGADTMSSVVDYEDRETCVLFGDGAGGVLLEPAGEEDGILDSLLYLDGSGGDLLKMPAGGSLHPASRDTLDKRMHFLQQRGRQVYKFAVKGMTEATEVILTRNGLTGEDIRLFVPHQANKRIIDACCRRLGLSPGQVLVNIDRYANTTAGTVPIALAEAVETNRLGSGEYVILAAFGAGLTWGSVLIRWGDCK, from the coding sequence ATGAGAGCGTCCATTACTGCAACCGCAAAATATGCTCCCGATCGAATCCTGTCTAATGCCGATTTGGAGAAAATGGTGGACACCACAGACGAATGGATCATTTCCCGGACAGGAATCCGTGAACGGCGCATCGCGTCGAAAGGAGAAGTCACTTCATTTATGAGTACGGAAGTGGCGAAAATATTGCTGGAGAAGAGCGGAGTTGACCCTTCAGAAGTAGAGATAATCATAGTGGCCACAGTGACCCCCGATATGCTGTTTCCTTCCACAGCGGCACTCATTCAGGACAATATTGGGGCACGCAATGCCTGGGGATTCGATCTTTCGGCCGCCTGTTCCGGATTCATATTTGCTCTTGAGACAGGGGCAAAATTCATCGAATCGGGTCAGTACAGGAAAGTTATTGTCATTGGGGCAGATACCATGAGTTCCGTTGTAGACTATGAAGACCGGGAAACCTGTGTCCTTTTTGGCGATGGTGCGGGAGGCGTTCTGCTGGAACCTGCCGGTGAAGAAGACGGCATCCTCGACTCGCTGTTGTATCTGGATGGGAGCGGAGGTGATCTTCTCAAAATGCCCGCAGGTGGGAGTCTGCATCCCGCGTCTCGGGATACACTGGACAAACGAATGCATTTCCTGCAACAACGGGGGCGTCAGGTCTACAAATTCGCAGTCAAGGGAATGACTGAGGCTACGGAGGTTATTCTGACTCGCAACGGACTCACCGGTGAAGACATCCGGTTGTTCGTGCCTCATCAGGCAAACAAAAGGATCATTGACGCATGCTGCAGACGGCTGGGACTATCACCCGGCCAGGTGCTTGTCAACATCGACCGTTATGCAAACACAACGGCGGGAACCGTCCCCATTGCCCTTGCCGAAGCCGTTGAGACCAACCGGCTTGGTTCCGGGGAGTATGTCATCCTGGCCGCCTTTGGGGCTGGACTCACCTGGGGAAGCGTTCTTATCAGGTGGGGGGACTGCAAGTGA
- the plsX gene encoding phosphate acyltransferase PlsX translates to MKIVIDSMGGDHAPHAVIKGTIDALKETRGELDVLLTGSEELIRKELSAADFTSEHLEIHHTTQQVEMTDPPSQVVKKKPDSSLVTGIRLVRDGIGAAFVSAGSTGAVLSSALFLLGRIEGVLRPALGVYFPVRPRGLVLCDIGANVEAKPRHFLQFAIMASEYIKHIWEVEYPRIGLLNIGVEPTKGTDVYLEVHKLLKNNLPNFRGNIESRHLLDGLVDVAVCDGFVGNTLVKFAEGWIGHVRQAVFRQLDKTGPPAADKKILSNLFTQVMREYEYEEYGGVPLLGVNGICIVCHGSSPRRAIKNAILAARKSVEEHLVESIREDISSTVSLLKSSR, encoded by the coding sequence ATGAAGATTGTCATCGATTCCATGGGAGGGGATCATGCCCCCCACGCCGTTATTAAGGGAACCATAGACGCCTTGAAGGAAACCAGAGGTGAACTCGACGTACTCCTGACAGGAAGCGAAGAGTTAATCAGGAAGGAATTGAGTGCTGCCGATTTCACTTCAGAACATCTGGAAATCCACCATACGACTCAACAGGTGGAGATGACCGATCCTCCTTCACAGGTTGTGAAAAAGAAACCTGACTCCTCACTGGTCACAGGCATTCGACTGGTTCGGGATGGAATAGGAGCTGCGTTTGTTAGTGCGGGCAGCACTGGCGCCGTCCTATCATCCGCCCTTTTTCTGCTGGGACGTATCGAAGGAGTCCTCAGACCTGCTCTGGGAGTATACTTTCCCGTAAGGCCCCGCGGGCTTGTACTGTGTGACATAGGTGCAAACGTGGAAGCTAAACCTCGGCATTTTCTTCAGTTCGCCATTATGGCATCTGAGTACATAAAACATATCTGGGAGGTGGAATACCCACGTATTGGTCTTCTCAACATTGGGGTGGAACCGACGAAAGGGACGGATGTTTACTTGGAAGTTCATAAATTGTTGAAGAACAATCTTCCGAACTTCCGAGGCAATATCGAAAGTCGACACTTGCTCGACGGTCTGGTGGATGTCGCGGTTTGCGACGGTTTTGTGGGGAACACTCTGGTCAAGTTTGCAGAGGGTTGGATTGGCCACGTGAGACAGGCCGTATTCCGGCAGCTGGATAAAACTGGACCGCCCGCAGCGGATAAGAAAATTCTTTCTAACCTTTTCACGCAGGTGATGCGAGAATATGAGTATGAGGAGTACGGGGGAGTTCCCCTCCTTGGCGTTAATGGGATCTGCATCGTGTGCCACGGGAGTTCTCCCCGCCGGGCCATCAAGAACGCCATACTGGCCGCAAGAAAATCGGTGGAAGAGCATCTTGTGGAGTCCATAAGGGAAGACATTTCCAGCACAGTTTCGCTTCTCAAATCATCCCGGTAG
- the rpmF gene encoding 50S ribosomal protein L32: MALPKRRHSRARGRKRRTHWKAKKPSITICPQCNQPKIPHRACPNCGYYRGRPVITPSSS, from the coding sequence ATGGCACTACCCAAGAGGAGACATTCCCGAGCCCGAGGGCGCAAGAGAAGAACACACTGGAAGGCCAAGAAACCTTCAATTACGATATGTCCTCAATGCAACCAACCCAAAATTCCTCACAGGGCCTGTCCCAACTGTGGATATTACAGGGGACGCCCCGTGATCACGCCATCCAGTAGCTAG
- a CDS encoding DUF177 domain-containing protein, with amino-acid sequence MKLRGTDMLEESETLALMLDASDLGLDDMNLVSETITVEMRVNQTESDIVMRARATLVARETCDRCLSPFDSRMDVTFQLMLTEKELLLEGGKDSDIYFFPANEQELNLGPPLRDAILLERSMKQVCSETCRGICPQCGTNLNQDTCDCGENGVDERWAALRQINLSRTE; translated from the coding sequence ATGAAGTTGAGAGGTACAGACATGCTGGAAGAGTCGGAGACACTCGCGTTGATGCTGGATGCCAGTGATCTTGGCCTCGACGACATGAATCTGGTTTCCGAGACGATTACCGTGGAAATGCGGGTAAATCAGACCGAATCAGATATTGTCATGAGAGCCAGGGCCACATTGGTAGCAAGAGAGACGTGTGACAGATGTCTTTCGCCCTTCGACAGTCGAATGGATGTGACATTTCAACTCATGCTTACAGAAAAGGAATTATTGCTCGAAGGGGGAAAGGATTCGGATATTTATTTTTTCCCTGCGAATGAGCAAGAACTGAATCTGGGACCTCCACTTAGAGATGCTATCCTTCTCGAGCGGTCCATGAAACAGGTCTGCAGCGAAACGTGCCGGGGCATCTGCCCCCAGTGCGGCACAAATCTTAACCAGGATACGTGTGATTGTGGAGAAAACGGGGTTGATGAAAGGTGGGCAGCTTTGAGGCAAATTAATTTATCGAGGACGGAGTAA
- a CDS encoding SPOR domain-containing protein yields the protein SSKLSFSDLIITDGGKQMSFEADQLGEYVFDVVVSGEEGEKVASQSYEFRIGAQPPEVEIETVAEAVPDTVLTEPTTEEEFMPDKVLTDLTEVVFEDAANDSKEVTARVETTAEIVREEEPQAPPPPPEPIRGTRIPKVEGELTIQVSSWPTFEQAGRQADEMVNLGFDAYVQEAYFEETDEFWYRVRIGTFTNYDAARNAASEISSVINMATWVDHVRTDIQKD from the coding sequence CCAGCAGCAAACTGAGTTTTTCCGATCTGATTATTACGGATGGTGGAAAACAAATGTCCTTCGAGGCTGACCAACTGGGTGAATATGTTTTCGATGTGGTGGTATCCGGTGAAGAAGGAGAAAAAGTAGCCTCTCAATCCTACGAGTTCCGCATTGGAGCACAGCCACCTGAAGTGGAGATTGAAACGGTGGCGGAAGCGGTACCGGATACGGTTTTGACTGAGCCAACGACTGAGGAAGAATTCATGCCGGATAAGGTGTTGACTGATCTGACTGAAGTAGTCTTTGAGGATGCGGCAAATGATTCCAAGGAGGTCACTGCAAGAGTCGAAACGACGGCAGAGATAGTGAGAGAGGAGGAACCACAGGCTCCTCCCCCACCACCTGAACCCATCAGAGGGACCAGGATACCCAAGGTCGAAGGCGAACTGACCATTCAGGTTTCATCTTGGCCCACTTTTGAACAGGCGGGGCGTCAGGCTGATGAAATGGTGAATCTGGGGTTTGATGCTTATGTTCAGGAAGCTTATTTCGAAGAAACGGACGAGTTTTGGTACCGTGTCAGGATCGGAACATTTACAAACTACGATGCCGCCCGGAATGCAGCCTCTGAAATCTCGTCGGTAATAAATATGGCAACATGGGTAGATCACGTTCGAACGGATATCCAAAAGGATTAA